CATGTGTGTGCGGCCCCACTGTAGTGcaagagtttaattattttgcatagcaacgcatattatttaagagtaaatatattatttgtaatattgattgtatgttatttattttaatacctagcctttgtttattgtgttattattgaaaataccttATTAATGGgcatttatttgatgttttctattggtgtgtgttgtgtgagtggatACTGGAATTAGTATTTGataataattcctattaaggggtgcacatgtatttagatgtcccttacataggtggaggcaccgcattaaagaaacagtacacatatatctctaacagacaaattataatttaaataagtattgggaACCCAGGCCTCGTCACTTACAGTGAGTTAGGTGTTGTGTACTCCAGACACTAACAGGAGTGGGAGGGGGTTACGCACCACTGGGATGGACTACAGTGTCAGTATTCACTCAGTAAGCCCTGTATTGAATGCCAGTGCATCATGAATCAGTCAGCCAGTACCGCTGAGTGAGCAGAACTGCTTAATTGGTGCAGAGGTGAAGAAATAGACTCTGCCCATGCAGTATTAGTGATTGGTATACCGGAAGGTACCGATATAGGCTTTATTGAAGAAACCATGCACACTATTAAGGTGTTTGGACGCGTGAGAGTAAGAGGGAAAACATTTAATGCCCTTACAAAGAGTTTAATGGTATTGTGTGAGTGCTCTCGAATAGAGGACCCAGATCAGGTCCCCAATGAAGTACTGCCACCTGGTGATCTTGCAGCCTGGACGCTAGTGGTAGCTGATGGAGCAACAATTGATCCTGGTGAAGGTATTCCAACCTCAAGCTTTCAGGAGAAGCTTACAAAGCTGCTGCAGGAAGAAGGGAAGACGTTACGTGAGGCCCAGGTTCTCTACCCAGCTGAAGCATTGCAAACCACGTCCCCTGAAGCCATAATTCGTGCAGTTATTGTCGTTTTAGAGAAAACGGCGAAAGCACACAACGAGAATAATGCGTATCGGCGGTTACGAACATTCTCAGGAAGCATTCCTACTCCCTCGGGAGAGGAGAGTTTTGATAGTTGGATGGATCAAGCCTGTCTCATGGTTCAAGAGTGTGTCTGCTCCagcagagagaaaaggaagagaaTCGGGGAGAGCTTGAAAGGACCTGCTTTGGAGATTATTCAAGCAGTGAGGGATGCCAACCCTGATGCTAGCCCGATGGACTACCTGGAAGCACTTGAACACACGTTTGGAACCCCTGAGTCTGGTGAGgatctttattttgcatttagatCATTCAGACAACAGCCTGGAGAAAAGCTGTCTGATTTTCTGAGGAGGCTAGAGAGGTCTTTAAAGAAAGTAGTGCTGAAAGGAGGCATTGCGTCAAGCCGCATTGATCTTGTGCGCATTGAACAGCTTATACGAGGTGCTACTGAGTCTGAGCTGATGCTGATACAGCTGAGATTAAGGGAAAGGAAGGATAACCCCCCTGCATTCCTGACTCTCCTGAATGAAATCCGCGAAGAGGAGGAGCAAGAAGCTGCTCGTCATAAACTGAGCACCAGTGTAAAGCAGATACAAGTCAGAGATGACGAGAACCTGAAACAGTCTGAGTTTCGTGAACTGAAAGCTCAAGTTAAAGAGTTGCAAACTGGGTTTGTTGCCATGACGATGCAGCATAGTCAATCAAAGGAATCAAGTGTTACTGGAAGTCAAGCAAAGAAGGTTAAGCCTGTTACATTGCAGCCTGATCAAGACTGTGAGATAGAAGCATTGAAGCGTCAGGTACAAGACCTGCAGAAGAAGGTCACTGTGTTGAACATGACACCAGTACCATCAATTGTGGACGGGCAAATGCTGAGAACAGCTGGAGCAGCTCGTGCCCACAACAGCAGTAGACCTCAGGCAGCTAAAGGTTCTGGGGATTACTTCTGCTATCGCTGCGGAGAAGATGGGCATATCGCCAACAAATGCAGCACACCTGAAAACCTTGCTAGGGTGACTCAAAAGCTCATTCGTTCCCTGCGTAAGATGAAAAGTGAACAGAGAGGACCAGGCAAGGAGCCTGCCGAGTCTCCTAATGCGAACTGCTCGGTCAGGAAGAATGCAATAGCCTTAAAGAAGACATGCCACCTTCCCAAAGGGCTAATAGGACCATCATCAGTGATCACAGTGAAGATTTGTGGACGACCATGCCGTGCTCTGCTAGATAGTGGTTCACAAGTGACCATTATCTTTGATAAGTGGTACTCTCGGTTTCTACCACACCTGCCCATTTACCCAGTCGAAGGATTGGCCATCTGGGGCCTGAGTGACACCAGCTATCCCTATAGAGGATACATAGTAGTAGATTTAGAATTTCCCAAAGATGTTGCAGGAATTCAAGAGTCTATCTCTGTTTTGGCTTTGATCTGCCCAGAACCATGTAGCCCTGAACAGGTACCTGTCATAATTGGGACTAATGCAAGTATGTTTCAGCGTCTAGCCAAACTCTGTGAAGAGACAGCTGGCCCTGACTTTGTTACCTCTCTGCATATCCACCCTTTGTGTTCTCAAGCTTAcagaaaacagcaggaaccaaAGAGTAAACAGCAAGACGACTGCATCGGTCAAGTGAAGTGGTTGGGCTCGGGACCACTGACTATTGCGCCCAGAAGTGAGTGTAATGTTATCTGTGGAGTCCTCAGTCCCCAGCCATTGGAAAAGGGCATCTTCATGATTGAGACACCGCCTAACATAGCACTGCCAAAGGGGGTGTTGGTACAACAAGGAATCCTACCAGCCTCAGCCATTGATGTCAACAGgcttgttggaaaacatggattgagaattgattaggggtttgctacgcatgtggactagcagagctatactggtgttcttttctgaaaagagactaatattgcagatagcagactgtttggttcaaattgcatgtactgctaaccactgatagagacgatgcgtctacaaactgcccaacaatgactgcaagctaatgagataacaatgctgtggactagaagggaacaggctctagacttcagagagatcaaaagagataatcccactggcatcaatgggggtcgcaaggagataacaaaaggcagatgtatggaccttttgtctccaggagtgtgaagaatgcactgagttcagaggttgtcacactagaccacacacacagacacacacacattaacactcacacaataaattaaattaccttgaccattggttaatgtcagagaaaggggaggtggaccatctatacagaagggtatttaatgtcacgcaagcattgtaattttgagttctgtatgtcctgtacctgggaccagactccctgcatatttcaataaacctggcaactgattgaagaaaaggactctgtgcattttcttgaatctacttactcaccatctattttttaagtacttcaggCTTACTGTTAGATTGAGGAATGAATCGATGAAAGAAACCCCATTGCCTAGTGGGACAGTGCTGGCCCACCTATACAAGACGGACACAGTAGCTCAGGCTCAAAGACAGGACCAACAGATACCTGCCCTTGATCCCCAGCTGTTTGATTTTGGGACATCTCCCATTCCAGAGACGTGGAAGGAGAGACTGAGCAGAAAACTGTCTGAACGAGCCAATGTATTCTCAACGTGGGACTTTCTCACTCATGAACGTTCACTTAGTGACTCAAGACCTTTCAGGGAGAGGTCACGAAGGCTTGCCCCTGCCGATATTGAAGATATACACCAGCATTTGCAAGAGTTGTTGGCAGCAGGCATTATTAAGGAGTCTTGTAGCCCATATGCCTCACCCATAGTTGTAGCCAGGAAGAAGAACGGATCAGTACGAATGTGCATAGACTATCGCACTTTGAACAGCAGGACCATACC
This sequence is a window from Polyodon spathula isolate WHYD16114869_AA unplaced genomic scaffold, ASM1765450v1 scaffolds_1825, whole genome shotgun sequence. Protein-coding genes within it:
- the LOC121310205 gene encoding paraneoplastic antigen Ma1 homolog gives rise to the protein MVLCECSRIEDPDQVPNEVLPPGDLAAWTLVVADGATIDPGEGIPTSSFQEKLTKLLQEEGKTLREAQVLYPAEALQTTSPEAIIRAVIVVLEKTAKAHNENNAYRRLRTFSGSIPTPSGEESFDSWMDQACLMVQECVCSSREKRKRIGESLKGPALEIIQAVRDANPDASPMDYLEALEHTFGTPESGEDLYFAFRSFRQQPGEKLSDFLRRLERSLKKVVLKGGIASSRIDLVRIEQLIRGATESELMLIQLRLRERKDNPPAFLTLLNEIREEEEQEAARHKLSTSVKQIQVRDDENLKQSEFRELKAQVKELQTGFVAMTMQHSQSKESSVTGSQAKKVKPVTLQPDQDCEIEALKRQVQDLQKKVTVLNMTPVPSIVDGQMLRTAGAARAHNSSRPQAAKGSGDYFCYRCGEDGHIANKCSTPENLARVTQKLIRSLPYRKQQEPKSKQQDDCIGQVKWLGSGPLTIAPR